Proteins found in one Triticum urartu cultivar G1812 chromosome 4, Tu2.1, whole genome shotgun sequence genomic segment:
- the LOC125550527 gene encoding zinc finger BED domain-containing protein RICESLEEPER 2-like: MGEPNGNENAMVHESEMVVDDEMIHGNEMVHSGEMIHEHDMVQGNEMVHGDEMVEGSGMVHDDEMIHGNEMIQVSDMIHGHEMVQVNDMVNGDEMAHGHELVSAEVTPPTISRRRRKKSLVWEHFTIEPVPGERGCQRACCNLCKATFAYSSGTKIAGTSHLKRHITLGSCPMIKSQERKLAMSSIGGVTDNDGEGTVERPSKRRYRYTGFANATFDQDRSSSHLAKLIILHDYPLHVVQQPAFTAFTDSLQPRFRVADVETMEAEVYGVYQKEKNNLMQALNTMPGRISLTIGLWTTSQTLGYVSIAGQFIDTDWKVHRRMLNFMMVSSPHSENALGEAISSSLTDWNMKDKLFTVTLDNDCSSHDIYSANLRDHLSNKNNLMLKGQLFVVRCYANILNAVAHDVIASIHGVIYSIRESIKFIKASSAREQRFAEIALQLEIPSTKTLCLDVTTQWNTTYLMLLAALDYRQAFTTLETCDDNYNESPSAEDWKKLEAACNYLKFLYDSAHSIMAAANPTSNLFFHEAWKLQLELSNAITHEDPVFSSIAKEMHERFDKYWKDCNLVLAIGVVMDPRFKMKLVEFSYSKIYGVEAAKYVKVVDDALHDLYKDYVAQPLPLTPAYGAPGEVNKNGPAHANNNTVTPPSTGDGLLDFDMYLSEIAISQPSKSELEQYLEEALTPRIQDFEIVDWWKLNTLKFPTLAKMARDILAIPMSMVSSGCSIFAAATTGSRMLDDYRSSLRPEIVEALFCSKDWLQYSPPPPAEAQGSVAVKME; encoded by the coding sequence CCATGAGCATGATATGGTTCAAGGGAATGAGATGGTTCATGGTGACGAGATGGTGGAAGGGAGTGGGATGGTCCATGATGATGAGATGATCCATGGTAATGAGATGATTCAAGTTAGTGACATGATCCATGGTCATGAGATGGTTCAAGTGAATGACATGGTCAATGGTGATGAGATGGCCCATGGTCACGAATTGGTCAGTGCTGAGGTGACCCCACCAACCATATCAAGACGCCGGAGAAAGAAGTCATTAGTATGGGAGCACTTTACTATTGAACCTGTTCCTGGGGAGAGGGGATGCCAACGTGCATGCTGCAACCTATGCAAGGCAACCTTTGCATACAGTTCTGGCACAAAGATAGCAGGTACTAGCCATCTCAAGAGGCACATCACGCTTGGCTCTTGCCCTATGATAAAAAGCCAAGAGAGGAAGCTGGCAATGAGTTCAATTGGAGGAGTGACTGACAACGATGGTGAGGGTACCGTAGAACGTCCTTCTAAGAGGCGTTACAGATATACTGGCTTTGCAAATGCTACATTTGATCAAGACCGTAGCAGCTCACATCTGGCGAAGCTTATCATTTTGCATGACTACCCACTTCATGTTGTTCAACAGCCAGCCTTCACTGCTTTTACTGATAGCCTGCAGCCTCGTTTCAGGGTTGCGGATGTTGAAACAATGGAGGCAGAGGTGTATGGTGTTTACCAGAAAGAGAAAAACAACCTAATGCAAGCATTGAACACTATGCCTGGAAGGATTAGCCTCACCATAGGATTGTGGACAACTAGTCAGACTCTTGGCTATGTTTCTATAGCTGGGCAGTTCATTGACACGGATTGGAAAGTGCATCGAAGAATGCTTAACTTCATGATGGTGTCTTCTCCTCATTCGGAGAATGCACTTGGTGAAGCTATTAGCTCAAGCCTTACCGACTGGAACATGAAGGACAAGCTATTCACCGTCACATTGGATAATGATTGCTCATCACATGATATCTACAGTGCAAATCTGAGAGATCATCTCTCCAATAAGAACAACCTGATGCTTAAGGGCCAGCTGTTTGTTGTGAGGTGCTATGCCAATATCCTCAATGCAGTTGCACATGATGTCATTGCTTCAATCCATGGTGTGATCTACAGTATCCGTGAAAGTATAAAGTTCATAAAAGCTTCTTCTGCCCGTGAGCAGAGGTTTGCTGAGATTGCTCTGCAGCTGGAGATTCCCAGCACTAAGACCCTGTGCCTTGATGTTACAACACAGTGGAATACCACTTACCTTATGCTGCTTGCTGCCTTGGATTATAGGCAGGCATTCACCACATTGGAGACATGTGATGATAACTACAACGAGTCACCTTCTGCAGAAGACTGGAAGAAGTTGGAAGCTGCCTGCAATTATTTGAAATTTCTGTATGATTCTGCACATAGCATCATGGCTGCGGCAAATCCAACTTCTAACTTATTTTTCCATGAGGCGTGGAAACTTCAGCTGGAACTGTCAAATGCCATAACCCATGAAGATCCAGTTTTCAGTAGCATCGCCAAAGAAATGCATGAGAGGTTTGACAAGTACTGGAAGGATTGCAACCTTGTTCTAGCCATTGGTGTTGTCATGGACCCTCGTTTCAAGATGAAACTTGTTGAATTCAGTTATTCTAAAATCTATGGTGTGGAGGCAGCAAAGTACGTTAAGGTGGTGGATGATGCTCTTCATGACCTTTACAAGGATTATGTTGCACAGCCCCTGCCCCTGACGCCAGCCTATGGCGCACCAGGGGAAGTTAATAAGAATGGGCCTGCCCATGCGAATAACAACACAGTAACTCCACCTTCTACTGGGGATGGACTTCTTGACTTTGACATGTATCTTTCAGAGATAGCAATAAGTCAGCCCTCCAAGTCCGAGCTGGAGCAGTACCTGGAAGAAGCCCTGACGCCTCGCATCCAAGACTTTGAAATCGTGGACTGGTGGAAGCTCAACACCCTGAAGTTTCCAACACTGGCGAAGATGGCCCGTGATATCTTGGCCATCCCCATGTCCATGGTGAGCAGCGGCTGCTCCATATTTGCCGCGGCAACAACAGGAAGCCGGATGCTCGATGACTACAGAAGCTCGCTGCGCCCTGAAATCGTGGAGGCACTTTTCTGCTCCAAAGACTGGCTTCAGTAttctccgccgcctcctgcagaagctcagggttctgtAGCGGTGAAGATGGAGTGA
- the LOC125553487 gene encoding STS14 protein-like, with product MAPQRRHHAACLLVLLALCAPPAHGGRALPARVSKAQAAAAAANATATADEFLAPHNKARAAVGVAALRWSADLTAAAAWTASQQQKQKNCAFADMGASPYGANQGWASYRARPAEVVASWVAQGKYYTHANNSCAAGQQCGTYTQVVWRRTAEVGCAQASCASGATLTLCLYNPHGNVKGESPY from the coding sequence ATGGCTCCCCAGCGCCGCCACCACGCGGCGtgcctcctcgtcctcctcgcgcTGTGCGCCCCGCCGGCCCACGGCGGCCGCGCGCTGCCGGCCAGGGTCAGCaaggcgcaggcggcggcggcggcggccaacgCGACGGCGACGGCGGACGAGTTCCTGGCGCCGCACAACAAGGCGCGCGCGGCGGTCGGCGTGGCCGCGCTGCGGTGGAGCGCGGAcctgacggcggcggcggcgtggaccGCGTCCCAGCAGCAGAAGCAGAAGAACTGCGCGTTCGCGGACATGGGCGCCAGCCCCTACGGCGCGAACCAGGGGTGGGCGAGCTACCGCGCGCGCCCGGCCGAGGTGGTGGCCTCCTGGGTGGCGCAGGGCAAGTACTACACCCACGCCAACAACTCCTGCGCCGCCGGCCAGCAGTGCGGCACCTACACGCAGGTGGTCTGGCGCCGCACCGCCGAGGTCGGCTGCGCGCAGGCCAGCTGCGCCTCCGGCGCCACGCTCACGCTCTGCCTCTACAACCCGCACGGCAACGTCAAGGGCGAGAGCCCCTACTAG